From Zavarzinella sp., one genomic window encodes:
- a CDS encoding GYF domain-containing protein: MSQTWFYSDGEDRFGPVSQAELQQLAEKGQLMRRDLVWQEGMEDWVEARTISGLFPARREEERPRFDYEPDRTESRDRGPRRRRAEEDDYYPEQRRPRSRRRFEDEDEYLPGYNEAEVNNTKMVAGILAITVGIFGIHKFYLGFPMAGVLHILMNLFTCGMTSVLSFVEGILYLVKPPKQFYRETIVGKKEWF; the protein is encoded by the coding sequence TTGTCTCAGACTTGGTTTTACAGCGACGGTGAAGACCGGTTTGGCCCGGTATCCCAAGCAGAATTACAGCAGTTGGCGGAAAAAGGCCAATTAATGCGTCGTGATCTGGTCTGGCAGGAAGGAATGGAAGACTGGGTGGAAGCCCGCACAATTTCGGGGCTTTTTCCCGCACGTCGGGAAGAGGAACGCCCGAGATTTGACTACGAACCGGACCGCACCGAATCCCGCGACCGTGGGCCACGTCGCAGGCGGGCAGAGGAAGACGATTACTATCCGGAACAACGCAGACCCCGATCACGCAGGCGATTCGAAGACGAAGATGAATATCTTCCGGGCTACAACGAAGCCGAAGTGAACAATACCAAAATGGTGGCAGGCATTCTGGCCATCACGGTGGGTATTTTTGGCATCCACAAGTTCTACCTGGGCTTTCCGATGGCAGGCGTGCTGCACATTTTGATGAATCTGTTTACCTGTGGCATGACCAGTGTTCTTTCTTTTGTTGAAGGGATCCTGTACCTGGTGAAACCACCAAAGCAGTTTTATCGGGAAACGATCGTCGGCAAAAAAGAATGGTTCTAA
- a CDS encoding SPFH domain-containing protein — protein MTAPTVNQPTKMKKWHWFLIFVLVGYFSTGLVQIQPEERGVVRRFGKIVAHPGPGLWIGWPYGIDRVDRIRVASVQRTHVGYFPEELDSNPVGQLLTGDQNLVNLQVAVDYSVGKETRDWERFLVHQNQVEAIIQQTTMAILSHWTSTKNIDDILLRGNLEIPAALTVQLQQVLAAQELGIEILQSSVVYLAPPEEVRSAFDAVNQAQTQARAIEQRAEEEAARRRQEAFSQADQLEQQATANATNVVTIANAEAARFEARRVRYQELLVKNPQILESIWWDEMGRTWAAFQKNGKVDLLDNYLGPDGLDLLQFAPGKK, from the coding sequence ATGACTGCACCGACAGTAAATCAGCCCACAAAAATGAAAAAATGGCACTGGTTTCTCATTTTCGTGCTCGTGGGGTATTTTTCTACCGGTCTGGTGCAGATTCAGCCCGAAGAGCGTGGCGTGGTGCGTCGCTTTGGCAAAATAGTGGCCCACCCTGGACCGGGTTTGTGGATCGGCTGGCCATACGGCATTGATCGCGTCGATCGGATTCGGGTGGCCTCTGTCCAACGCACGCACGTGGGCTATTTTCCGGAAGAATTGGACAGTAATCCCGTGGGGCAATTGTTGACAGGCGACCAGAATCTGGTCAATCTGCAGGTAGCAGTGGATTATTCGGTAGGTAAAGAGACCCGCGACTGGGAACGATTTCTGGTGCACCAGAACCAGGTGGAAGCGATTATTCAGCAAACAACCATGGCGATCCTTTCCCACTGGACCAGCACAAAAAATATTGATGACATCCTTTTGCGTGGCAATCTGGAAATCCCCGCTGCGTTAACGGTGCAGTTGCAGCAAGTGCTTGCAGCACAAGAACTTGGGATCGAAATTCTGCAGTCGAGTGTGGTATATCTTGCCCCACCTGAAGAGGTGCGGAGTGCCTTCGATGCCGTCAACCAGGCACAGACGCAGGCACGTGCGATTGAACAACGGGCTGAAGAAGAAGCAGCACGCAGACGGCAGGAAGCATTTTCGCAGGCGGACCAGTTGGAACAGCAGGCAACGGCAAATGCCACCAACGTGGTGACGATTGCCAACGCCGAAGCGGCCCGTTTTGAGGCACGCCGAGTGCGGTACCAGGAACTTTTGGTGAAGAATCCCCAGATTCTGGAATCGATCTGGTGGGATGAAATGGGCCGCACCTGGGCCGCGTTTCAAAAAAACGGCAAGGTTGACCTGCTGGATAACTATCTGGGCCCAGATGGCCTGGATCTGTTACAATTTGCACCCGGAAAAAAGTAG
- the rdgB gene encoding RdgB/HAM1 family non-canonical purine NTP pyrophosphatase — translation MSTLLIGSKNKKKLVELQDLLGDLGITIALLPDSVADVDETGTTFLENAELKARTYAQATQQWVLAEDSGLVVPGLKGRPGIYSARYAGEHGNDAANNQKLIAELSILPEDRRAAYYICVAALASPTGEVVHHAEGRCHGQIVLSPRGEGGFGYDPLFLIPEYHRTFGELSRRVKQALSHRAKAVNALRPMIRQQIAGSL, via the coding sequence ATGTCAACATTGCTGATTGGTTCCAAAAACAAGAAAAAACTGGTCGAACTGCAGGATCTGCTGGGCGACCTGGGGATTACGATTGCCCTGTTACCAGATTCGGTTGCAGATGTGGATGAAACGGGCACCACGTTTCTGGAAAACGCCGAATTGAAGGCACGAACCTACGCCCAGGCTACTCAGCAGTGGGTGCTGGCAGAAGACAGTGGTCTGGTGGTGCCCGGCCTGAAAGGGAGGCCAGGGATTTATTCTGCCCGTTATGCCGGCGAACATGGGAATGATGCAGCCAATAACCAGAAATTGATCGCAGAACTTTCGATTCTGCCGGAAGACCGACGTGCCGCCTATTATATCTGCGTCGCTGCGTTAGCCAGCCCCACAGGTGAAGTGGTACACCATGCAGAAGGTCGCTGTCATGGTCAGATCGTCCTCAGCCCACGTGGCGAAGGAGGATTTGGTTATGACCCCTTGTTTCTCATTCCCGAATACCACCGCACCTTTGGTGAATTGAGCCGTCGTGTGAAACAGGCCCTCAGCCACCGTGCCAAAGCGGTGAATGCCTTGCGACCAATGATTCGCCAGCAAATTGCAGGTAGCTTATGA
- the xerD gene encoding site-specific tyrosine recombinase XerD has protein sequence MNMPEVQNELTAFRHYIRAERGMSANTVEAYTRDLEHYSEWLLQSNVGDFYSPTLAELADYIGHLRDEELAPPSIARNLVALKMFYRFLKLEERAKSTAVELLSSPALWERIPQVLSPTSVEALINSPQPTDRFYLRDRAILETLYATGCRASEVVNLKIADLFLDAMFCKAFGKGNKQRIVPLGTQAVGALRNYLGESRDRTPQPDEYVFLSRAGRRLDREMLWAIVKKYVKREGLHHKTSPHTLRHSFATHMLSGGADLRAVQEMLGHASIGTTQIYTHVDRKRLKEMHLKFHPRAKESTEE, from the coding sequence ATGAATATGCCGGAAGTCCAGAACGAACTGACCGCTTTTCGGCATTACATTCGGGCCGAACGTGGGATGTCTGCCAATACAGTGGAGGCATACACCCGTGATCTGGAACATTATTCGGAATGGCTACTGCAAAGTAACGTGGGAGATTTTTATTCCCCCACGCTGGCCGAGTTGGCAGATTACATCGGCCATCTGCGGGATGAAGAGCTGGCACCACCCAGCATCGCCCGCAACCTGGTGGCGTTGAAAATGTTCTATCGCTTCCTGAAACTGGAAGAACGTGCCAAATCAACTGCAGTTGAATTACTCTCTTCCCCAGCTCTGTGGGAACGGATTCCGCAGGTACTTTCTCCCACCAGTGTGGAAGCACTCATTAATTCACCCCAGCCCACCGATCGATTTTATCTGAGAGATCGGGCCATTCTGGAAACGCTGTACGCTACCGGGTGCCGCGCTTCGGAAGTGGTGAATCTGAAAATTGCCGATCTCTTTCTCGATGCCATGTTCTGTAAAGCCTTTGGGAAAGGGAATAAGCAGCGAATTGTGCCATTAGGAACCCAGGCGGTGGGGGCACTGCGAAATTACCTGGGTGAATCACGCGACCGCACGCCTCAACCGGATGAGTATGTCTTTCTCAGTCGGGCGGGACGCCGACTCGACCGAGAAATGTTGTGGGCGATTGTGAAGAAATATGTCAAGCGCGAAGGTTTACACCACAAAACCAGCCCACATACGTTGCGGCACAGTTTTGCTACCCACATGCTGTCCGGTGGGGCCGATTTACGGGCTGTGCAGGAGATGCTAGGCCACGCAAGTATTGGCACGACGCAGATTTACACCCATGTCGACCGCAAACGTTTAAAGGAAATGCACCTGAAATTTCACCCACGTGCGAAGGAGTCTACCGAAGAGTAA
- a CDS encoding FkbM family methyltransferase: MKQFVKKNLQKIGRVMFEQPSFPTFTHKHPVVYIGEGLCITILQSGDIIAFPSRDMLISPPIIFTQQYEAHITRVLSELLRPHQTFIDIGANIGIHAVRAARLVGPQGKVIGFEPMPNNFLIFHRNIMANGLQDMCTPVKMALSNKNDEMTMEYLDDFCGNGMLGNYNEEFAKSLQREIKREVVPVTTLDQQLSEKNITKVDLIKIDVEGVEVKVLEGMLQTIKQNPHLQIISELWAAFDDQIALMKNFADAHQFKMKLITETGEMKPTTFDQLPRQLCDIILYK, encoded by the coding sequence ATGAAACAATTTGTAAAAAAAAATCTGCAAAAGATTGGTCGGGTGATGTTTGAACAGCCCAGCTTTCCAACATTCACACATAAGCACCCTGTAGTTTATATCGGAGAAGGATTGTGCATCACAATATTGCAATCTGGCGATATTATTGCATTTCCATCGCGCGATATGTTGATCAGCCCACCAATTATTTTTACCCAGCAATACGAAGCACATATTACCAGAGTACTTTCCGAACTGCTTCGCCCTCACCAGACATTCATTGATATTGGTGCCAACATTGGTATCCACGCGGTGCGCGCAGCACGCCTGGTGGGACCTCAAGGAAAAGTAATTGGATTTGAACCGATGCCGAATAATTTCCTGATCTTCCACCGCAACATTATGGCAAATGGTCTGCAGGATATGTGCACCCCGGTAAAAATGGCACTTTCAAATAAGAACGATGAGATGACGATGGAATATCTCGACGATTTCTGTGGGAATGGGATGCTGGGGAATTACAACGAGGAATTCGCCAAATCACTGCAACGAGAAATCAAGCGGGAAGTGGTCCCTGTCACCACACTCGATCAACAGTTGTCAGAAAAGAACATCACCAAAGTCGATTTAATAAAAATCGATGTGGAAGGTGTCGAAGTAAAAGTTCTGGAAGGCATGTTGCAAACCATCAAACAGAATCCCCACTTACAAATTATTTCTGAATTGTGGGCAGCATTTGATGATCAGATCGCATTAATGAAAAACTTTGCCGATGCCCACCAATTCAAAATGAAACTGATCACGGAAACGGGTGAGATGAAACCCACGACGTTCGATCAACTGCCCCGCCAGTTGTGCGACATTATTCTTTATAAATAA
- a CDS encoding prolyl oligopeptidase family serine peptidase, protein MIRFLIVLCLCGLGTHVGYTQGSKADYQRAEDIRKLGFGNVFRDRMEPKWFDNNRKFWYSVSTAPGMKEYVVVDAHQGTRKLAFSHKDVGAALAGESKRQINPNQLEITWLETTDSGVKFVGYGATWQWVENEKKLTKLAPQKPAEQPNSTTMSQSRFRGGRPSRRSPDNNWELSSKEHNLVLNSKGKDTPLTKDGAERNRYESSGYWSPDSRFVVVMRYKPGTERIVYMVESSPKDQVQPKLQTMRYQKPGDEIDTRQPYLVDVVNAKIIPLDRKLFDNPWSIGEIRWQQDSGSFTFYYNQRGHQVSRIIEVEAATGKARAVIDESVPTFHDYTNKQFSWFINDDQMIWMSERSGWNHLYLIDVNSGKVVHPITQGEWLVRGIDRIDNEKKLIWFRAMGMDPKQDPYHVHYCRVNFDGTNLVRLTEGDGTHSVRYSPDEEFLIDSWSRVDLAPQTELRDAQTGKKILTLEVGDQTRLLKQLPYPPERFQAKGRDGKTDIYGVIFRPSNFDPTKKYPVIEDIYAGPHDHFVPKSYRALFSQQSLAELGFIVVKIDGMGTNWRSKAFHDVCWQNLGDSGFLDRIAWMKAAAAKYPAFDLSRVGIFGGSAGGQSSTRAMLAYGDFYHVAVSDCGCHDNRMDKVWWNEQWMGYPVGKHYEEQSNVTQAHRLKGKLLLMVGELDRNVDPASTMQVVNALIKANKDFDMLVIPGGGHGSGAYGNRRRTDYFVRHLLNKEPRWE, encoded by the coding sequence ATGATCAGATTTTTGATCGTGCTCTGTTTGTGTGGTCTGGGAACCCACGTGGGTTATACCCAGGGGTCCAAGGCCGATTACCAGCGGGCGGAAGATATTCGCAAACTTGGCTTTGGGAACGTTTTCCGCGACCGGATGGAACCAAAGTGGTTCGATAACAATCGCAAGTTCTGGTATAGTGTCAGCACCGCACCAGGTATGAAAGAATATGTCGTCGTCGATGCCCATCAAGGAACGCGAAAGTTAGCATTTTCTCATAAAGATGTGGGTGCGGCACTTGCTGGTGAAAGTAAGCGGCAAATCAATCCCAACCAACTTGAGATTACCTGGTTAGAAACCACCGATTCGGGAGTGAAGTTTGTGGGCTACGGTGCCACCTGGCAGTGGGTTGAAAATGAGAAAAAACTCACAAAGCTTGCTCCACAGAAACCAGCTGAGCAACCTAACAGCACCACGATGTCGCAGTCTCGGTTCCGTGGGGGACGTCCTTCACGTCGATCACCCGATAACAATTGGGAACTTTCCTCTAAAGAACATAACCTCGTCCTCAACAGCAAAGGGAAAGACACTCCACTGACGAAAGATGGGGCAGAACGAAATCGTTATGAAAGTAGCGGATACTGGTCGCCTGATTCCAGGTTTGTCGTCGTCATGCGATACAAACCAGGCACCGAGCGGATTGTTTACATGGTGGAATCTTCTCCGAAAGATCAGGTGCAGCCAAAATTACAAACGATGCGTTACCAGAAGCCTGGTGATGAAATCGATACCCGCCAGCCTTATCTGGTGGATGTAGTCAACGCGAAAATCATCCCACTTGACCGAAAACTATTTGACAATCCCTGGTCAATTGGCGAAATACGCTGGCAACAAGATTCCGGCAGTTTTACTTTTTATTACAACCAGCGTGGGCACCAGGTTAGCAGGATTATCGAAGTAGAAGCCGCCACCGGCAAGGCACGGGCAGTAATTGATGAATCCGTGCCCACGTTCCACGATTACACCAACAAGCAGTTTTCGTGGTTCATCAATGACGATCAGATGATCTGGATGTCGGAACGTTCCGGCTGGAATCACCTATACCTCATCGATGTGAATTCAGGCAAAGTGGTACATCCCATTACCCAGGGCGAATGGCTGGTGCGTGGCATCGATCGTATCGACAACGAGAAAAAGCTGATCTGGTTTCGCGCGATGGGAATGGATCCGAAGCAGGACCCTTACCACGTGCATTACTGCCGAGTGAATTTTGATGGCACCAACCTGGTGCGACTAACGGAAGGCGACGGCACCCACAGCGTCCGGTATTCGCCTGATGAAGAATTCCTCATTGATAGCTGGTCTCGCGTGGATTTAGCCCCACAGACCGAGTTGCGGGACGCACAGACCGGCAAAAAGATTCTGACTCTGGAAGTGGGGGATCAAACCCGTCTGTTGAAGCAGCTTCCTTACCCACCGGAGCGGTTTCAGGCCAAAGGTCGCGATGGGAAAACAGATATTTATGGTGTGATTTTCAGGCCAAGTAATTTCGATCCCACAAAAAAGTACCCAGTGATCGAAGATATTTACGCTGGGCCCCACGATCATTTTGTACCCAAATCATACCGAGCTCTTTTCAGCCAGCAATCACTGGCAGAGCTTGGCTTCATCGTGGTGAAAATCGATGGCATGGGGACCAACTGGCGTTCGAAGGCTTTTCATGATGTGTGCTGGCAGAATCTGGGCGATTCCGGTTTTCTGGATCGAATTGCCTGGATGAAAGCTGCTGCTGCGAAATATCCTGCTTTCGATCTCAGTCGTGTGGGCATTTTTGGAGGCTCTGCAGGTGGGCAATCGTCGACTCGGGCGATGCTTGCTTACGGCGATTTCTACCACGTTGCCGTGTCTGATTGTGGCTGTCACGACAACCGGATGGACAAAGTCTGGTGGAATGAGCAATGGATGGGTTATCCTGTTGGCAAGCACTACGAAGAGCAATCGAATGTAACTCAGGCCCACCGCTTGAAGGGAAAATTACTGCTGATGGTGGGAGAACTGGACCGCAACGTTGATCCCGCCTCTACGATGCAGGTGGTCAACGCACTGATTAAAGCCAACAAGGATTTCGATATGCTGGTGATCCCAGGTGGGGGGCATGGCAGTGGTGCGTACGGGAATCGCCGCCGCACTGATTACTTTGTGCGGCATCTGTTGAACAAAGAGCCACGCTGGGAGTAA
- a CDS encoding (5-formylfuran-3-yl)methyl phosphate synthase: MTRLLVSVANFAEAEIAFRANVDLVDLKNPAAGSLGRPAKELKLQAVAAKPSHMVLSCALGEWHEQADLPIPTGFDYLKFGLSHTRHLEWHSIITQLYSCLVNNARPVLVCYVDSDLACAPIVQELIPAGLEAGFRTVLLDTFNKSAGKLSTYCDPAQIRNWIELVHEAQGEIAIGGGITLENLPEIAALQPDWVAVRGAICLNGLRTNSLDPQRIATASSLVAAANSARTSVTAYPE, from the coding sequence ATGACTAGGTTACTTGTCAGCGTTGCGAATTTCGCAGAGGCAGAAATTGCCTTCCGTGCGAACGTTGACCTTGTTGATCTGAAAAATCCGGCTGCCGGTTCTTTAGGTCGACCTGCAAAAGAGCTGAAACTGCAAGCAGTTGCGGCAAAACCATCCCACATGGTGCTGAGTTGTGCTCTGGGCGAGTGGCACGAACAGGCCGACCTGCCGATTCCCACTGGGTTTGATTATCTTAAGTTTGGCTTGTCCCACACGCGGCACCTTGAGTGGCACTCAATAATCACTCAGTTATATAGCTGTCTTGTAAATAATGCTCGACCAGTGCTGGTATGTTATGTAGACAGTGATCTGGCATGTGCACCCATCGTGCAGGAATTAATTCCTGCTGGGCTGGAAGCTGGTTTTCGCACAGTGCTACTGGATACATTCAACAAAAGTGCTGGCAAACTAAGCACTTACTGCGATCCCGCCCAGATTCGAAACTGGATTGAGCTGGTGCACGAGGCTCAGGGAGAAATTGCGATTGGTGGGGGGATCACTTTGGAAAACCTGCCGGAAATTGCTGCACTGCAGCCGGATTGGGTAGCTGTCCGTGGGGCAATCTGTCTCAATGGTCTTCGTACGAATTCTCTGGATCCCCAAAGGATTGCCACTGCCAGTTCGCTGGTGGCTGCCGCAAATTCAGCCAGAACTTCCGTAACTGCCTACCCTGAATGA
- a CDS encoding hydantoinase/oxoprolinase family protein → MIQAKHLGIDIGGANIKVALPNGHAISRPLQLWRYPERLVTELATVRSFFGKVGTLAVTMTGELCDCYPTKREGVAAITEAVTQAFPNSKIMYWSTEGRFIDPEQATQDYLRVASSNWHALATAVARHLPERYGMLIDIGSTTTDLIPIQDRKVLNVGLTDPERLRSGSLLYTGVRRTPICAVLQHAICAELFATTQDAYVLLGHLVAQPESTMTADGRPLTVQHAHTRLARMLGGDGEMIDHQETATLAARVRAVQMEMLLAAIDHIESQLDSHHAQAFVMTGSGEFLIRAALEERRIRRPDKPFRDISMEHQLGPHTSASACAHAVASLASYFYP, encoded by the coding sequence ATGATCCAGGCGAAGCATTTAGGAATCGATATCGGTGGGGCAAATATTAAGGTGGCCTTGCCCAACGGCCACGCAATTTCGCGTCCACTGCAACTGTGGCGATATCCCGAGCGCCTGGTAACAGAATTGGCTACGGTGCGCAGTTTCTTTGGCAAAGTGGGGACACTTGCCGTAACAATGACTGGCGAGCTGTGCGACTGCTATCCCACCAAACGAGAAGGGGTGGCAGCGATCACGGAAGCAGTTACCCAGGCATTTCCCAATTCCAAAATCATGTATTGGTCCACCGAAGGTCGCTTCATTGATCCAGAACAGGCCACCCAGGATTATCTGCGGGTGGCATCCAGCAACTGGCATGCGTTAGCCACTGCGGTGGCTCGGCACCTGCCTGAACGATACGGGATGTTAATTGATATCGGTTCTACTACGACCGATTTAATCCCGATTCAGGACCGTAAAGTGTTGAACGTTGGGTTGACCGATCCGGAACGTCTGCGGTCAGGTTCCCTTCTTTATACGGGTGTGCGCCGCACCCCGATCTGTGCCGTGCTGCAACATGCTATCTGTGCCGAACTGTTTGCCACAACTCAGGATGCATACGTGTTACTGGGGCATCTGGTGGCACAGCCAGAATCCACCATGACAGCAGATGGCCGCCCGCTGACGGTGCAGCATGCTCATACCCGTCTGGCACGCATGCTGGGTGGGGATGGTGAAATGATTGATCACCAGGAAACGGCAACCTTAGCCGCACGCGTACGTGCCGTGCAGATGGAAATGCTTCTGGCCGCGATAGACCATATCGAATCACAATTGGACAGCCATCACGCACAGGCGTTTGTAATGACTGGTTCAGGAGAGTTTCTGATTCGTGCAGCTTTGGAAGAGCGTCGAATCCGCCGGCCAGATAAGCCATTTCGTGATATTTCGATGGAGCACCAGTTGGGCCCACATACATCGGCGTCGGCCTGTGCCCACGCGGTAGCTTCTCTGGCAAGTTATTTCTACCCATGA
- a CDS encoding metalloregulator ArsR/SmtB family transcription factor, with product MLDSMRRFKAGIFQALGHPTRVGLVEMLVNQELTVGQLCEALSIEQANASQHLAVLRNKHIVDTRKEGNQIYYRLRDPLLGEVLEKMKIYFFTHMNEAMEMLKQEMADQDAPPVEEQ from the coding sequence ATGCTTGATTCAATGCGACGGTTCAAAGCGGGGATCTTTCAGGCACTTGGCCACCCGACACGGGTTGGTCTGGTGGAAATGCTTGTCAATCAGGAACTTACGGTGGGTCAGCTTTGCGAAGCGCTCAGCATTGAACAGGCAAATGCCTCCCAGCACCTGGCGGTGCTGCGGAATAAACATATCGTGGATACCCGCAAAGAAGGCAACCAGATCTACTATCGCCTGCGCGATCCACTGCTGGGCGAAGTGCTGGAAAAAATGAAGATTTATTTTTTTACCCACATGAATGAGGCGATGGAAATGTTAAAGCAGGAAATGGCGGATCAGGATGCCCCACCCGTGGAGGAACAATGA
- a CDS encoding proton-conducting transporter membrane subunit, whose amino-acid sequence MLKSIVEPASLALLLLAWPLLLNLFSIVKAKSRSLFYTITIGSSAGLALVTFIYGPVAEPIRISRWIAFSLDTPSWIFVILVYLCWSITLIYCMGYVSNQFASKAETFHRFMSATLGLSIGAGMADNFFTLLLFYLAAIPTIMPLLALRNDDASRKAARFYIHSTIWPALFIATPVIAFSFPLDQPFEQIHIQQMGWSHQKAAIVLALIIVGLSKNCVAPFHLWLPRSAIAPAPVTAMIHSVAAVQVASIALFKIAKYVYGVELLSELNNHFLETGWLLYLCGCTAMYTAFRAWRSQDLKQRFSFSTVGQLSYIITALVIGTPQSMQGAMLHIVTHSIAKLNLFFCAGAYLTSFGSVQAPQVAAAIPGRRWLGLTAILAGLSIGGFPFLAGYYSKDIMLLEEIHRHHYSAAGFLLVGSLLNFVYIYPLIRATFRKATPATPKSTPLPFAMTLAILICTTLIIALSIFAYSTMRYIHLS is encoded by the coding sequence GTGTTAAAGTCAATCGTCGAGCCAGCATCCCTGGCATTACTGTTACTGGCATGGCCTTTGTTGCTTAATCTGTTTTCCATTGTGAAGGCCAAATCACGGTCACTGTTCTACACCATCACGATTGGTTCTTCTGCCGGGCTGGCACTGGTAACCTTCATTTATGGTCCCGTGGCAGAGCCAATTCGCATCAGTCGATGGATCGCATTTTCGCTCGATACTCCATCCTGGATCTTTGTTATCCTGGTTTACCTGTGCTGGTCGATTACGCTGATCTACTGCATGGGATATGTTTCGAACCAGTTTGCCAGCAAAGCGGAAACGTTTCACCGGTTTATGAGTGCCACCCTGGGACTGTCGATTGGTGCGGGAATGGCAGATAACTTTTTTACATTATTGCTGTTCTATCTGGCAGCAATCCCCACCATTATGCCACTGCTGGCTTTGCGCAATGATGATGCCAGCCGAAAAGCCGCACGCTTTTACATCCACTCCACCATCTGGCCAGCTTTGTTCATTGCAACCCCGGTGATTGCGTTCTCCTTTCCGCTGGACCAACCATTTGAACAGATCCACATCCAGCAGATGGGGTGGAGCCACCAGAAAGCTGCCATCGTACTGGCACTGATCATCGTTGGCCTTTCGAAAAACTGTGTGGCACCGTTTCATCTGTGGTTACCACGCTCTGCAATTGCACCAGCACCTGTCACTGCTATGATCCACTCGGTTGCAGCAGTACAGGTAGCCAGTATCGCGCTGTTTAAAATTGCGAAATATGTTTACGGCGTAGAACTGCTGAGTGAACTGAATAACCATTTTCTGGAAACCGGCTGGCTGCTGTATCTGTGCGGCTGCACCGCAATGTATACGGCATTCAGAGCATGGAGATCGCAGGATTTGAAGCAGCGATTTTCGTTCTCCACGGTGGGGCAATTATCGTACATCATCACTGCCCTGGTGATTGGTACCCCACAGAGCATGCAGGGGGCGATGCTGCACATCGTTACCCACTCGATTGCAAAACTCAATTTATTTTTCTGTGCGGGTGCCTACCTGACCTCGTTTGGTTCGGTGCAGGCACCCCAGGTGGCTGCGGCAATTCCCGGCAGGCGCTGGCTGGGGCTGACGGCGATCCTTGCTGGATTATCGATCGGCGGCTTCCCGTTTCTGGCAGGATATTACAGTAAAGACATCATGTTGTTGGAAGAAATTCATCGCCACCATTACTCGGCGGCAGGTTTTCTTCTGGTGGGCAGTCTGTTAAATTTTGTCTACATTTACCCGCTGATCCGTGCCACATTCCGCAAAGCAACACCAGCTACACCCAAATCTACCCCACTACCATTTGCAATGACTCTGGCAATCCTGATCTGCACCACACTGATCATTGCTCTGTCCATTTTTGCCTACAGCACGATGCGGTATATTCATCTTTCCTGA